In the Scomber japonicus isolate fScoJap1 chromosome 18, fScoJap1.pri, whole genome shotgun sequence genome, one interval contains:
- the nfil3-6 gene encoding nuclear factor, interleukin 3 regulated, member 6: MFEEQSQPMRGQQDVAVLQTLQSPAAVTPGGSGGGGGGGGGAGSPMSFTDEAVSILTSSSMLARSLLGRSSAVKRKESPSSSIRRKREFIPVDKKDDGYWDKRRKNNEAAKRSREKRRVNDMVLESRVLALLEENARLRAELLALKFRFGLVKDPSNAPILPLTTAPQHTTQSLTPHYYLHRGDGVLPNSPALHPSNQKGQLSVRGSRDAGNLSEDSGFSTPGGSSVGSPVFFEDRLSDHGKSSPHRAEELGYDLHHSPSDVHHSAVLTGARLDQAEGMKNLPHKLRFKTPGSGDMCDAAGDNSRRSPLLPTGAREGQREALKGQGLIGGEAGAGHTGPWLQQLEGEEGRRGRQSPQYNISAASYNLQPPTQGQTEVQYQHENSFLKSQLNSLSVEVAQLKKLFTEQFTANVN, translated from the coding sequence ATGTTTGAGGAGCAATCCCAGCCGATGAGGGGGCAGCAGGATGTGGCTGTGCTCCAGACCTTGCAGTCGCCTGCAGCAGTGACTCCAGGTggcagtggaggaggaggaggaggaggaggaggagcaggatcGCCCATGTCTTTCACAGATGAAGCTGTGTCCATCCTGACCTCCAGCAGCATGTTGGCCCGCTCCCTGCTGGGTCGCAGCTCTGCCGTCAAACGAAAAGAGAGTCCTTCTTCCAGCATCCGGCGCAAGCGTGAGTTCATCCCTGTTGACAAAAAGGATGATGGCTACTGggacaagaggaggaagaacaatGAGGCGGCGAAACGCTCCCGGGAGAAGCGGCGTGTGAACGATATGGTCCTGGAGAGCCGTGTGCTGGCTCTGCTAGAGGAGAACGCACGACTCAGGGCAGAGCTGTTGGCTCTGAAGTTCCGCTTTGGCCTAGTCAAAGACCCCTCCAATGCCCCTATCCTGCCACTCACCACGGCTCCTCAACACACCACTCAAAGCTTGACTCCCCACTATTATCTCCACAGGGGGGATGGAGTGCTCCCCAATTCCCCAGCCCTGCATCCCAGCAACCAGAAAGGCCAGTTGAGTGTGCGGGGCTCCAGGGATGCTGGTAACCTGTCGGAGGACTCAGGGTTCTCCACGCCAGGTGGGTCCAGTGTGGGTAGCCCTGTCTTCTTTGAAGACCGGCTGAGCGACCATGGGAAATCATCCCCGCACAGAGCAGAGGAGCTGGGCTATGACCTCCACCACTCCCCTTCTGACGTCCACCACAGTGCAGTACTCACTGGAGCTAGGTTGGACCAAGCTGAGGGCATGAAAAATCTTCCTCACAAGCTACGTTTCAAGACGCCTGGCAGCGGGGACATGTGTGATGCTGCAGGGGACAACAGCAGACGAAGCCCCTTGCTACCTACAGGAGCACGGGAAGGCCAGAGAGAGGCCCTCAAAGGGCAAGGACTGATCGGAGGTGAAGCAGGAGCAGGGCACACTGGCCCCTGGCTCCAGCAGCTGGAAGGGGAAGAGGGCAGGAGGGGGAGACAGTCCCCTCAATACAACATCTCAGCAGCCAGCTACAACCTGCAGCCTCCTACGCAAGGACAAACGGAGGTCCAGTACCAGCATGAGAACAGTTTCCTGAAGTCTCAGCTCAACTCTCTGAGTGTGGAGGTGGCTCAGCTGAAGAAGCTTTTCACAGAGCAGTTCACGGCCAACGTCAACTGA